The following are from one region of the Xylanibacillus composti genome:
- a CDS encoding cadherin-like beta sandwich domain-containing protein — protein MSPTNDDSGVPGFKKQGDKFHISNNMGQDGTMIYSADNTGYFELRAEGGSVVRHFTLDDLHIVPYNYANHVLRKINIVVTYVDGTTATLVDYNGSLEFQSGYDLSNSFLPGISRNYISKLVITWDMAVHAADLNFHSISISNVDTRGINANLSNLALSAGSLTPAFDSDTTTYSADAGSASSITVTPTLADSSASVTVNGTAVTSGTPSVPIPLDAETDTPITIEVTAENGIIKKNYIVSVSRTVSNNADLSNLALSAGSLSPVFGSSTITYTSSVGNEVNSLTVTPTVADSTATVTVNGTAV, from the coding sequence TTGAGTCCAACCAATGATGACAGCGGAGTACCGGGATTCAAGAAGCAAGGCGACAAGTTCCATATTTCGAACAACATGGGACAAGACGGCACGATGATTTATAGCGCTGATAACACGGGCTACTTCGAACTGAGAGCTGAAGGCGGCTCGGTTGTCAGGCATTTTACACTCGATGATTTGCACATCGTTCCCTACAATTATGCCAATCATGTCTTGAGAAAGATTAATATCGTTGTCACCTACGTGGACGGTACGACGGCGACGTTAGTCGATTATAACGGTTCATTGGAATTTCAATCGGGCTATGATTTGTCCAACTCATTCCTTCCGGGCATTTCTCGCAATTATATTTCCAAACTCGTGATTACGTGGGACATGGCCGTTCATGCGGCTGATCTTAATTTTCATTCAATCTCGATTTCGAATGTGGACACTCGAGGCATTAATGCGAATTTAAGCAACCTTGCATTGTCAGCTGGAAGCCTTACTCCGGCATTTGATAGTGATACGACCACCTATTCGGCAGATGCCGGTTCTGCGTCAAGCATTACTGTCACTCCGACTTTAGCGGATAGCAGTGCTTCAGTAACTGTAAACGGCACAGCCGTGACAAGTGGGACCCCTAGTGTACCGATTCCTCTCGATGCTGAAACAGATACCCCCATTACTATTGAAGTCACAGCTGAAAACGGCATTATCAAGAAGAACTACATTGTAAGTGTATCGCGAACGGTGAGTAACAATGCGGACTTGAGCAATTTGGCGTTATCCGCAGGAAGCTTGTCCCCCGTGTTTGGTAGCAGCACCATCACCTACACGTCCAGTGTGGGGAATGAGGTAAACAGCTTGACCGTGACCCCGACAGTGGCGGACAGCACAGCGACGGTTACGGTGAACGGCACAGCCGTA
- a CDS encoding phage tail protein encodes MADAYIGEIRIFAGNFAPRDWHFCDGSLLPISQNSALYSILGTRYGGDGKSTFALPDLMGRAPMGQGAGPGLTSYEVGQKIGAETVTLLSTQMPAHNHVPQGNAGDGNKTEPTNHYWSEQPGGRLGKENTYASTPNAIMSPMALAAAGQSLPHNNMQPYLAMNYIICLYGDMPLRG; translated from the coding sequence ATGGCAGACGCATATATTGGGGAGATTCGAATATTTGCTGGCAACTTTGCACCGAGAGATTGGCATTTTTGCGATGGTTCGCTGCTTCCCATTTCGCAAAATTCAGCACTTTACTCAATCTTGGGAACGCGATACGGAGGTGATGGGAAAAGCACATTCGCCTTACCGGATTTGATGGGGAGAGCTCCAATGGGCCAAGGAGCGGGACCTGGCCTGACCTCTTACGAAGTGGGCCAAAAAATCGGGGCAGAGACAGTAACCTTGCTTTCCACACAAATGCCCGCACATAATCATGTGCCCCAAGGAAATGCTGGCGATGGCAATAAAACGGAGCCGACCAATCACTATTGGAGTGAGCAACCCGGCGGTCGACTCGGGAAGGAAAATACCTATGCAAGCACACCGAATGCCATCATGTCACCAATGGCTCTGGCGGCTGCAGGACAATCCCTGCCGCACAATAACATGCAGCCGTACCTGGCAATGAATTATATTATTTGTTTGTATGGCGATATGCCATTACGAGGGTAG